One Gemmatimonadaceae bacterium genomic window carries:
- a CDS encoding sodium/solute symporter (Members of the Solute:Sodium Symporter (SSS), TC 2.A.21 as described in tcdb.org, catalyze solute:Na+ symport. Known solutes for members of the family include sugars, amino acids, nucleosides, inositols, vitamins, urea or anions, depending on the system.) → MIGRFNLLDLAVLLAYLAGTTALGMWIGRGQRTAAEYFVAERAIPWWAVLFSIVASETSALTFISIPGLAYTGNLGFLQVVVGYIIGRIVVSYTLLPRYFEGQLVTAYALLETRFGLLTRRFTSIVFMCTRALADSVRVFATAIPVALIIGPALPKQYAMPTAIIVLGALTVLYTYRGGMKAVVWTELVQASIYVVGGLSAIVLIGQSVPGGWSSIIDLARAGGKLQAIDWYTGFDRPHTVFAGVIGGAFLAMASHGADQLIVQRLLSSRSLREAQRALIGSGLVVFVQFTLFLMVGVGLWVLYGGKPFSAADQIFPSFIIERMPHGLVGLIVAAIVAATMSTHSGTINALAAATTHDIYLPLTKRSAEDPRTLKVGKLFALAWGIVLTLGALMFKEQGTPVVVIALSIASFTYGGLLGGFSLGLFWRRAVQRDAIIGMSIGISSMAFIVFAKQLVAAFPDLGQTLGGVATIAWPWYVLIGTSITFVTGMLSSFTHAAPSGPPTIPESRA, encoded by the coding sequence ATGATCGGTCGATTCAATCTGCTGGACCTCGCCGTCCTCCTCGCCTACCTCGCGGGGACCACGGCGCTGGGGATGTGGATTGGCCGCGGCCAACGCACCGCCGCCGAGTACTTTGTGGCCGAACGCGCGATTCCCTGGTGGGCCGTGCTGTTCTCCATCGTGGCCAGCGAGACCTCGGCACTGACGTTCATCAGCATTCCGGGCCTCGCCTACACGGGCAACCTGGGATTCCTGCAAGTGGTGGTCGGCTATATCATCGGCCGCATCGTCGTTTCGTACACGCTGCTCCCCCGGTACTTCGAGGGGCAGCTGGTCACGGCGTACGCCCTGCTGGAAACGCGCTTCGGACTGCTGACGCGGCGATTCACGTCGATCGTGTTCATGTGCACGCGCGCGCTGGCCGACTCCGTGCGCGTGTTTGCCACGGCGATCCCGGTGGCGCTCATCATCGGCCCGGCGCTCCCCAAGCAGTATGCCATGCCCACAGCCATCATTGTGCTGGGCGCGCTGACGGTGCTGTACACCTATCGGGGCGGCATGAAGGCCGTGGTGTGGACGGAGCTGGTGCAAGCCAGCATTTATGTGGTGGGCGGCCTATCCGCCATCGTCCTGATCGGGCAAAGCGTGCCGGGCGGCTGGTCCAGCATCATTGATCTGGCGCGCGCCGGCGGAAAGCTGCAGGCGATTGACTGGTACACCGGCTTCGACCGACCGCATACCGTTTTTGCGGGTGTGATCGGCGGTGCGTTCCTGGCGATGGCGTCGCACGGTGCCGATCAATTGATTGTGCAGCGGTTGCTCTCGAGTCGCTCACTGCGCGAAGCACAACGTGCCCTGATCGGCAGTGGCCTGGTGGTGTTTGTGCAGTTCACGCTGTTCCTCATGGTCGGCGTCGGCTTGTGGGTCCTGTACGGTGGAAAGCCATTTTCCGCAGCGGACCAGATCTTTCCGTCGTTCATCATCGAGCGGATGCCACACGGCCTGGTCGGTCTCATCGTGGCGGCGATCGTGGCGGCGACGATGAGCACGCACTCGGGCACGATCAACGCGCTGGCCGCGGCCACCACACACGACATCTACCTGCCACTGACCAAGCGCAGCGCCGAGGATCCCCGGACGCTCAAGGTTGGCAAACTCTTCGCGCTGGCCTGGGGCATCGTGCTCACGCTGGGCGCGTTGATGTTCAAGGAACAGGGAACTCCGGTGGTCGTCATCGCGCTGTCGATTGCCTCATTCACATATGGCGGCCTGCTGGGAGGATTCTCCCTCGGACTGTTCTGGCGGCGGGCCGTGCAGCGCGATGCCATCATCGGCATGAGCATCGGCATCAGCAGCATGGCATTCATCGTATTCGCCAAACAGCTGGTGGCGGCATTCCCCGATCTTGGACAGACGTTGGGTGGCGTGGCCACCATTGCGTGGCCATGGTATGTGTTGATCGGCACTTCGATTACGTTCGT